aaggccgcagggtcctctgcctaggaaaaccagagactcttgttcacatgtttatctgctgaccttccctccactattgtcctatgaccctgccaaatccccctctccgagaaacacccaagaatgatcaataaatactaaaaaataaataaataaataaataaataaataaaggtgctgagaacattaaaaaaaatgtaaaatgcttcAATGCCTATAAAACACAGAGTCTCTCCTTCGGCCTGCAGATATGCTCGGAActctacatattatatataattattgctttatataATCAGtctttgcatatatatgtacacatacatatatatacacacatatatatggtcttagaattttaattttcacaCTCATTTCAATgattaaatatctttattttataatttgcatCAAGTAATCCTAATATCTGTAATAAGTTGAAGGTATTcatttgtgctttttatttcttattttcctggAAAATGTCTGTCGATTAGAACCTTATCTGCGGGATATCTTTGAAGTCTGAGTAGTTGATAATTCATTCTCTGACTTATGTTTATATTTGCTTATTCCAGTGTCATGAGGTTTCTTCTAACCTGGGcctctttatgttttgttttttgtttgcttgtttttgtttttgtttatgtttgttttgagacagagtctccttctgtcacccaggctggagtgcagtggctcaatctccactcactgcaagctgcgcctcccaagttcaggccattcttctgcctcaatctcctgagtagctaggactaccggcgcccaccaccacgcccggctaattttttgtactcttagtagagacggggtttcaccgtgttaggcagatggtctcgatctcctgacctcgtgatccaaccgcctgggcctcccacagtgctgggatttcaggtgtgagccaccacgccaggcctatttcatgtttttttagcTTCAGATTTGATAGCCCATCAAAGCAGTGTAAATATAAACGCTGAATTAATATGACCGTTAATCTATTGTCATAAATTCTTAAATAAGACTTTTTAACTCCTCCATGAAACAAAGCCTAAACGGACTACTTTCATCcttcttgttgctgttgttgactCTGTCCTACTCTAGAGGTTGCAGCCCTTCAATAATCCGAATTTCCTGAGGGCATCTCTGTTCTAATTTCTCACCTTGCACACACCTCATCATTAGTCTCTTGTCTTCCTTGTATGTGATTATATCTTAAGTTCTAGGTTACCTCTAGGGGAACTATAGGCCTCCACACCCAAAAACACACATCTTCAAGATCATTACAACCACATGTTATACCTTTTGGGTTGATGTGGTTTTAGACATGCATTGAACAGATTATCTGTTAGCCTTGGGTCTCCTTAGACAGACTTTTAGGTAACATTCAGTTTAGAATCCTACtggtcatttatttttcctctaaaaAGCCAAGAAATAAACCAGATATGGACTGTGGAAACATAAGTGTGCCTCACTGTGGACCAAAGCATTGGTGTGTTTTAGGCTGGAGATGAGGTTGgtacaggcagaggaaacagctgaGATGACAACTGAGTGTGCAAGGGATGAGGCTTACGTTTTAGGTTGGACATGGTAAAGTGGAATGCTGACTTCCTCTGTAAGATAGGCAAAAGTATCTAGTAGAGTTTAGCAGAAGTGCTCTTTTTTAAACCTTATtacagcctgggcacagtggctcacccatGTAATGCAAACTCttttggaggcccaggcaggtagatcacttgcactcagcagttcaagaccagtctgggcaacatgatgaaaccccgtctctacaaaaaatacaaaaattagtgtggtatggtggtgcacacctgtagtcccagctactgtggcaggggtgaggggcgtaagtgggaggatggtttgaaacCCTGAGATCAAGGTTGCTgtaagctgtgatcgtgccactgcactccagtccatcctgggtgatggagtgagatgctgtttcaaaaaaaaaaaaaatagcttaataTATGTTTAAGAAGCAGTTTAAAACTATATGCCTAACTCCttccaaaaagaaaacccaggtcTGGTTTTAagggttttattttctaaaatacaaattagatttttttttatttacattgatTCCTCACTATAGAAATTTTTACTTTGGGGTATGGGCAGGCAAAACTATATTGATATCAAACTATCTGTTAATTGATGTAAATACTCATATTTCTTTTATTCACACTTCATAAAAATTCCCTAACCCTTCAAGGAAAACGTATAATTTTGGATAAATTTGTATTGCACTAAGctctatgaaaaaattatagGCTAAATAAAATGACAGCATGACAAAAATCAATACTGATGTTTATTTAGGAAACAATTTTCTTTTGAACAGTTCTTTGGATAAAGCCTTTTTCACATCCTTGTTCCTCAGACTGTAGATCATGGGATTAACATGGGGATCACAGTGGTATAAAGTACAGCTACCATTTGTCCTTGCTCCATGGACTCTTCTGATGGAGGTCTGAGATACATGAAGAACAGAGTTGCATAGAAAATAGTAACAGCTGTCAGATGGGAGCCGCAGGTAGAAAAAGCTTTTTGCCTGCCCTCTGTAGAGCGAATCCTTAAGATAGcaggaaaaatgtaaaagtaggaaataaatatgatgaagagagaaaaagaaagattccaGCCAGCCACAACAAACATTGACAACTCCTTGTTGTAGGTGTCAGAACAAGCCAGCTTAATCAGTGGTGGGTCCGCACAGTACAAGTGATTAATTTTGTTGGGGCCACAGAAGGCTAGGTTGTAGGTCCACATGGTCTCCATCAGGCCAGTGAGCGCTCCATACACATAAGGCACCGTGATGAGGAAGGAGCACACACTTTTGGACATTTTGCTGCCATAAAGCAGAGGGTTGCAGATGGCCATGTACCGGTCAAAGGCCATCACAGCCAGGATGTAGATCTCAACGTGTACCAAGGTGATATAAAGGTAACACTGCACAAGACAGGCAGGATAGGAAATGCTTTTCTTCTCTGAAAGGAAAATCTCCAGCATCTTTGGGGTCACACTGGAAGAGAAGCACAGATCCAGGAAGGATAAGTGGCTCAGGAAAAAGTACATGGGCGTGTGGAGCCGGGCATTGGCCTGGATGAGGGCAATCATGCTGAGATTCCCTGCCACCGTGACCATGTAAATGGCCAGAAACAGCATGAAGAGGAGAATCTGTAATTCCTGGTGATTCGTCAGTCCCAGGAGAATGAACTCAGTCACCAACGTGAAGTTCCTTCTCACAATTTCCTTCAGTGGGAGAAAGGAACTTTACA
This genomic window from Pan troglodytes isolate AG18354 chromosome 9, NHGRI_mPanTro3-v2.0_pri, whole genome shotgun sequence contains:
- the LOC466568 gene encoding olfactory receptor 5M8-like, with protein sequence MLFLAIYMVTVAGNLSMIALIQANARLHTPMYFFLSHLSFLDLCFSSSVTPKMLEIFLSEKKSISYPACLVQCYLYITLVHVEIYILAVMAFDRYMAICNPLLYGSKMSKSVCSFLITVPYVYGALTGLMETMWTYNLAFCGPNKINHLYCADPPLIKLACSDTYNKELSMFVVAGWNLSFSLFIIFISYFYIFPAILRIRSTEGRQKAFSTCGSHLTAVTIFYATLFFMYLRPPSEESMEQGQMVAVLYTTVIPMLIP